The Deltaproteobacteria bacterium genome includes the window ATGCGGTGCGCCCGGGGATGCCGCCTGGGTAATTACCAGGCTGGCCAGGTTTTCGGCATTGGCGTTCATCATCATGCCGGCTACGGTTACCGGGGCGGACAAACCGCCCAGGGACATGGACATTGAGCAGATGGGGATGCCCGCCCGGGCGAACTCGACCTGGGCTTCGATGGCGCCGGCTTCAAAGGAGAGCGGCGCCAGAGGGCAGCTGATCACCGACATCAGGGGGCGCGTCTTGAGAGCTTCGCGACCACCGGCGACGAGGGCGGCCAGTTCGATTTGGACCTGTGCGTCCCGGGCACTTTGCACGGTGACACCCTGGACATGCTTTAGCGTATTTTGCATGGTTTGCCAAAGCTCATGCGGCCCATGGGCCCTTTTGGGGACATCGTTGGCCGTTAGGGCGGTCCATAAAAAATCCGGGCTAAGCGCATCGCTGAGCCTAGAAAATTCGGCTATGTCGCGGCATGTGGAATGACGGTATTCACCGGTTTTATAATCGGTGACGAAAACAGCCAGACCACTGGTAGTGGCATAGGGATAGGGATGGGCCGGCAGGGTCAGGTCGTGCTTGGAATCTCGGGCACACAGCTTGAACGTCTTGGGGGCCATATTCAGCGCGTCTGTCACGACCGTTTCGGATAGTTTGGCCACACCGGTGTCGAAATCGACATGGGCCCCTTTGGCCGCCAACAGCTTCAGGGTCGGAATGCTGTGCACCTTGATGCCGATTTCTTCCAGGGCCCTGAGGCTTTGGGTGTGAATCAATGCTATCTCGGATTGACTTAGAAATGTCATTTTTGCGTTGGCCATAATGTCTTCTCCTCCGTAAATCAGCCGACCGCACCTGGTGACAAACCGTTTATGCGCCCGGTGTCCCCCAGTCATAACGCTCCCGGATGATCCGCCGGATCAACGCGGTTTCAATGTGCTTGATGCCTTTGATCGCTTCGATTTGAGTGAGCAGCTGGTGCATTTCGTCAATGGATTCCACGAAAGTTTCCAGCTCGATGGTGCGTTCCCCGATCATCTGGGCAATATAGGACAGGCGATCGAGTTTTTTCAGCTCCGTGATAATCTCTTCGATTCGATCGCTTTCGGTAGAAAGGCTGATATTGGCGGCTATGCCGAATCCCAGCTTGAAGGGGTTACCTACGGCCACGATTTGGATAAAGTCGCCATCGATCAATTTTTTCAGGCGGTAGCGGACCGTTGCTTCGGAAACGCCAGTTTGTTTTGCTATTTCAGAGCTGGGCATCCTGCCGTCCTTTTGAAGCAGGCCGATGATGTTAAGGTCTGTCCCGTCCAAACGTTCCCGCATAATATCTTCCCTTCACGTTTTGCATTGTAATTTATTGTAGCCTTATTATTTATTTTTCGTCAAGTAAAAAGATAATTATTTGCGGTATCAGTAAATATATTATTGACAATCGTTAATTTTTTCTTTAATATTTTTAAAAAATTAACTTGAGGAGAGGACCAAAATGAAAAAAGTGCTCATCATTGGCGCAGGGGCGCAGGGCAATGTCATCAGCGGTGTCCTGGCCAAGGCTGAAGAGGTCGGCGAGATTACCCTAGCGGATATCGATCTGGAACGAGCCAACGAGGTTGCCCAATATGTCGGTTCCAAAAAGATCAAGACTGCGACCGTTAATGCCGCAGACAAGAACGATGTCGAAACCCTCATGAAAAAGGGTGGCTATGACATGGTGGTCAACGCCACCCTGATGACCTTCAACCGGCAGATCCTGGAAGGGGCTCTTACTGCCGGCATCCACTACCTGGACATGGCCTCCAACGATTTTTTCACCCAGAAGGATGGTAAGGAGTACCTGGTGGAGCAACTGGAGTATGGCGAGGCCTTCGAGAAAGCCAGTTTGACAGGTAACATACTGGCCGGCGGCGATGCCGGGCTCGTCAATGTCATGGTCCGGGAGGCGGTCGATGAACTGGACGAAGTGGATTATATCGGCATCAAGGACTACGGTGTGACGGAGTGCGACGAGCCGGTGGCCATGTGGTCTTTCCAGACTTACCTGGAGGACTGTGCGGATGAGGCCGTTTACTGGGAAAACGGTGAATATAAATACGCCCCCCCGTTCAGCGGTGAAGAGGACTACTATTTTCCCCATCCCCTGAACCTCACCGGCAAGGTGTTTTATC containing:
- a CDS encoding Lrp/AsnC family transcriptional regulator, giving the protein MRERLDGTDLNIIGLLQKDGRMPSSEIAKQTGVSEATVRYRLKKLIDGDFIQIVAVGNPFKLGFGIAANISLSTESDRIEEIITELKKLDRLSYIAQMIGERTIELETFVESIDEMHQLLTQIEAIKGIKHIETALIRRIIRERYDWGTPGA
- a CDS encoding trimethylamine methyltransferase family protein; translated protein: MANAKMTFLSQSEIALIHTQSLRALEEIGIKVHSIPTLKLLAAKGAHVDFDTGVAKLSETVVTDALNMAPKTFKLCARDSKHDLTLPAHPYPYATTSGLAVFVTDYKTGEYRHSTCRDIAEFSRLSDALSPDFLWTALTANDVPKRAHGPHELWQTMQNTLKHVQGVTVQSARDAQVQIELAALVAGGREALKTRPLMSVISCPLAPLSFEAGAIEAQVEFARAGIPICSMSMSLGGLSAPVTVAGMMMNANAENLASLVITQAASPGAPHVYTSESAPMDMLTGNINYGAPEKALVSFGLGQMARHYDLPCLVADTGFGDNVSGGLEGVQYIANQFIGPTAYTDIITGMGCIDNAKGVSFEQLVIDAYMWDFFKDFLKSVEISEEMMGLDAIRAVGHGGDFLSSDHTLTYLRSDLTQWDQAKLDLLSLDEKEMAEAANKVVRETLADHVVPPLDDGLVKAAEKIIKSYEKEISDL
- a CDS encoding saccharopine dehydrogenase NADP-binding domain-containing protein; its protein translation is MKKVLIIGAGAQGNVISGVLAKAEEVGEITLADIDLERANEVAQYVGSKKIKTATVNAADKNDVETLMKKGGYDMVVNATLMTFNRQILEGALTAGIHYLDMASNDFFTQKDGKEYLVEQLEYGEAFEKASLTGNILAGGDAGLVNVMVREAVDELDEVDYIGIKDYGVTECDEPVAMWSFQTYLEDCADEAVYWENGEYKYAPPFSGEEDYYFPHPLNLTGKVFYHNHEEPVTLPKFLGKPVKYVDFKMGDPDSATWQFLLEGLNLMDDTPQDVNGCQVSPRDIFCRQLPPTLTPKKCIDLLKENRLKSQAVLAVDVKGRKDGKNLHYKMWTDSPNVARASSIIPGTNDVSWITSVPASVLALMILRGQLKRTGVFPCEVLNKQQRERFFKGIKEWEVVIHKQVTSDVV